A region of the Carya illinoinensis cultivar Pawnee chromosome 16, C.illinoinensisPawnee_v1, whole genome shotgun sequence genome:
GGCTGATAGCTGAACCCAATGAACCAAATTAGCTATGCAATGATGCTAAACTGAACTAGTTGAACATGACATTCACAGCATCCTATGGCCAAGAATGCTGATATTCTCTTCTTTACTGGAATGTGCATGCAGAAACCTAGCCTGTCCAAGAGAAACCATAATGTGTACAAGACATTATAGCACCCACGTCCACACTTGGCTGAGGGGAAAAAATAGGATGAAAATATGTTCTTgcttgaaatgagataaaaagaaaaaaaaaaaaaaagtaactagAATAAAGTTGCACGACCTTAGCACTCATATGTTGATTTTGctaaaactcaaataaaatcaaGACAATGCTATAAGAATATTTATATTCTCTGACCTCGCGACGAAGAAGCAAGTTAAGGGAGCCACAATAAGCTTTTCTCAGAGCACCCAGGCAATTCTTATCAAGACTCTGCACATGCAAACAGgtaaaaaaacaataagaaaatgaaaataagacaTATGCCGGCATGCGAACTCAAAACTTGACTTTCTACATGTACTGCAATTTTTCTCACAATTGACCTTTAGATGTTGTAGAAGGCGAGCGTATGTCCTGCATTTGTACCGCAAGTCAGCATGATCAGGCCTCTTCAACTGTCCTCGCTGTAAAATAAAACCAGACGAGACATATTTAGACTTCCAAATCACTAAAAAATCTGGTAATTACAGGATTTAAACACGAGGGTGGGGAAAAAATTACCTGAGAGAAGTAACTCTTGTCACTTATCATGAAATCCACCAAGCTGGCAAAGTAGTTTCTCAAGAACTCAGAAGCTCTCCTGACAAATGTACTTCTTAACTTTTCAAGTTCTGCTCGCTTCTCTTTGACCTGAAAATTTTAGCTACTACAGTTAAAATGAGCCAGCATCAATGAGAGTAAGAAGTTAATTCATAGTTGCACATTCAGGTTCTACTAATATTGTCAGTTTGGCAGCTAGAGCTATGACAAATATGGAGCCAAGATGCTAGCAGTTGATGTTGGAACCAAGATTAGAAAAAAAGACTGGTCAAAACCTGGAACATTTGAAAGCAAGAGTTAAAAATAGAGAGTGATGTTACAAGGAGGCAAGATTTTCATGTCCTATGAGTATCTGCTGTGGAGCTGGAACTACAGATTTTCTGTAGCTCTGCTCCATTGTTATAGCTTCTATTCTCTGAACTACAGCTATAAAAGAGTGAACACAAGACCTCGACTTCCCTCACTTGTTTTATGGAAGGAGATATCATCTGGTCCAACAACCATGTGCAGCTAATGTTGTCTCTTAAGTTCTGACTTATTTCATTAACACTCCAGCACAAGTATGGGAAGGAGGATGAATGAGATCCTACATTGCACGGGTGTATTCCTGGAATACCTCCATATAGGTAttcctaaataggtgtattcacatgtatacctccagtgtacctggaatatgcttattaataaaatttcttattacttatcaaaaaaaaaaaaaaaacattgcacaggagggaaaagttttcatgATTTATAATGATTCAAAGAAGCTCCAATTGTAAGTTGAGGGACTTTGGAGTATGCACCAAATGCGGCTTGGGCTTTTTCTTAGGTGGTGACAATAGCAAATCATAATCCATTAGATCCTACCACAATGTTAGTCCATTCTATAGGTTATGAAAGGATAAAGATCATCAAGTACAATCTCACTTTTTAACAAGCACACAAGGGAATaactttttacatatataagtGCATATTAGAATAAGCATAAATATAGAATAATGGAAAGTCCTATATTGTCTGGAACAACAGTATGCTGGAccagataattttttaaagaaaaaaagatgatgaaaaaagagagagtcagAGTGCATACAGCTCGCATTTTTGCATAGTTACGATCCAACTTAGGTGCTTCAAGGCCACGCAAAGCATCAGTTAACCACTCACATGCTTCTATATTTTGAAGCATGCGAGCCTCATCAAATGAACCTCCTGTCAAACTTGCTGCATACTACAACCAAGAAAATTTCAttagaaagaacaaaaacagTAATAGCAAGCTAACCAACTCAAACTAAAAATCTGATTTTTACAATGAAACGATTGACAAAGTACCTCCGAAGGGACACGCAATCgctcaagaagcttatcaagttcctCAATGAGACCTTTATTATTCACAGATTGCATCTCCAACTGGTTATTACGAGTTTCTATCTGTATATGAGTCAAGAAGGTTAGAGGATAAATTGAGGTCATGGCCACAGTTAGACAATATTCCTATGAAGCTAAACACATAAGTTTTAGAAGCAAAAACAGAAAGTGTGATGACACAGAGATGGAACAGTGCTCATGAACAGTAAATTATTTTGCCTGTTCATGAATCCGTCTGTCTCTTCAGCATTTTCCTAACAGATATTTGTATGAAAAGACTAACCATTTTAGTTACATGGCATATAGCACAATCATTCTTTAGACAACCCATAGTAGCAGCTCAAGTCAAAATCCAGGTTACTACCATCAAAGAGATTGTTGGAACTATAAttgaaacataaaaacaaacagGATGAGACATAAATAACTTACATTTAAGAattagaagagaaaagaaagtaaATTAGACACCTGAGATGATCGACATCCTTTTAGAATAAATTGCAATGTGAAGACAAAAAAATAGGCAGAAGGAAGCAGCATGGCCTCGAACAGAGACACAATGAAAACTGTGCATGTGTATGTGCACTTGCATGCGTGTATTTTTGTAAGCGAGGAAAGGGAAGGGGGCaaggatgaaaaaaattaatcacattaCTGACAAGCTAGGTAATAAAAACATGGTGGGCTGGAAGAGAAACATCACATGAAGACGATAGTATGGAGAAATCCCTACCGACGCAATGTCCTCTCTCATGTGTCTCAGTTTGACATTAAAGATGCCTAACCATTCGTCCATGTCATCAACACAATTTGTTGCTGCCTCAAGCCCGTGTAATACCTACAAGAAGCTCAAATCAACAAAGAATTCCTGTAAAGAACTTAATACGTGATAACCATAAATAGCAAAACCATTCACCAACTGCACTGAAAAAATAGAGTCAAAATTACATCATCTATCAAAGGTTCACTTTCCAAAATGGCATGCACATTTGCTGCTTCCAAAGCCTGAAGCTCTCGCTTCAACCTTTCAGAAAATGCCTCTGCCTCGCCAATACCCATGACATAACTGCAAGTCATACCATTTTCAGAAAACTCAACTATATTGAGATAGtttgaacaaaaaaactaaGAGAGATGCAAGAATTTAGCTTTCTTTCTAATAATAACCAAAATCGGCTTCAAGGCAAAGAGTAGGATAACTGGACTCTCAAACTCCTATCCATCAAATTGAAAACCTTGGAAGTAATTGGGCATTCCTTCTTCAATATGCGCATGAAATCTGACTCTCTACATCTATTAAACTTTAAGACCTTAACAGGCAGTGAAACTTaagtcttttttttatataagtaagcTAACATGTTATTAACAACCAAAGAAGGTGATACCCtggtacacaggaagtataagGAGATCCAACAAATTAGCAAAGAACAAGTGCTAGAAGTTCATGGaaggtagaaatagaagactcTACACTACTGTGGACTGCTATTCAATAATACAGAGTATAAAGAAACGAGGACTTAAGCTTCAACGCCCTTTTTTCACAGTTTTTGAAATTACACACATTTTTTCccttccaaatacaccacaacAAACAAGCCAGTGTCGTATTTGACAAGAGTGCACATTGATGGCTCTTAAACTGCAGTTTCCAACATGCTACGAGATCCACTATCCAAGAAGGCATCACCAACTCTATCCCAATTAGGCCAAAAACCATGTTCCATAAAGCACTAGCAACACCTATTAATTACAACAATGACCCACTTCTTCACATTATCCAGTGTAAGAATCCTCTCAATGCCGCTGTCCAAAAAACGAAATTCATCAAAGAGAGAGCCTTATTCCTCCAAATAAGCTTCCAGGGGAAAGAGGTCCTATTGTGTGAACATAGGACATTGTAGAAAGAATCCTTTTCTAGATGGGCCCCGTGGCATTCTATCACCACTGTTGCTTCTCACTGACTTACATACAACCCATcaaaaaacaataagaaaagATCAACTTCCCAATCATTGTCCTCTCCAACAAAATTTACACACCAATGGAGAGAATACTGCAAGAGTTGATAGTGATTCCTCACAAAAGCATTCTTAATGCATGTAATTTGAAATAACTCCAAGAATACATTTTCAAAGATTTGAAATAAGAACCAGCAAATCTTCCTATGGAAAAGctagataagataaaaaagcAAGAGGCCCACTGGGCATTTTCTTAAAGCACAAAAGCTTTAGGAAATGGTTGATTCTTGAGCACGGCATGGTTAACCGGTGCCTAGAAAATCAGAAGACAATTCTAAAAAAACTATATGGACAATGGTGCTTgacaaaataaaacttatacTGCACCACAAAAGAAGGGCATTTGAACATGTATTCTGAATAATTGAAGTTTTCCTAAAAGAATTTCTAACTTTTTCCTCATATTCACTTCATACCACCAAAGGAATttctagttttgttttgttaatataaatctcaagtCAACTGAATAACAACTCAATGTTTATCAAATATCACCCATACATCTAAATTTAACAACAACAATCAAATGCACAAATGCATAGTTCCGCCCCAGAACAAAGAAAGTAAACAGACATACGTGCCCAGAAGAGCCTCCATATCCTCCTCCTCAGCCTGGGAGACAAGTTCTTTTTCGACAGTCACTTTCAAATCACTTTCAGTCACAGTCGCTGCAACTGGCCCATCCTGTAGATTCCTTTGAGTACCAACCGAGGGTGTGTTTTGAATGTTTTCCTATTGAGCAGGAATGAATGGAATTGAATTTTTCAGATTAAAGATTCACATAAGATAATCATCAGCAGGGAGAAGATCAGCATATACACCTTTGCCCAAAGAGCCATCTCTACAACGTCTACACCAACAACTTTAGGAAGACGACCCGATACATCTTTGCAGATATTTAAGATGCAAAGTAAAAGGCGGTTCCTACAGggaggacaaaaaaaaaaaaaaaaagaggttaaAAAACGCATGCAGAAAATCTACAACTAGAAGCCTGGTTTTTTCACAATAACATGATAAATCTTTAAGAGTATATTGCTCCCATCAAATTACCTGTCATCAATATTGCGCATGGTCCACTGAGATGGAGCAACACTCTGGCTCCTAAGGTTATCGAAACCCTATAAGAAgttcagtgagaagctaaggAAAAACAAAATGTGTGTGTATGGGTATACATGTAGACTGTAGGTATatacaactaaaaaaaaaaatttgataggtaatcaagaagttttattcataaatgGAGGCAAAGCTCAAGTACAggtatatacaaataaaatgaaaaaccaatCCTCTGAGCTTTCAAGTAAAaagttgttttttcattttgtttgggtGCTAGATGTGTATTCTTTGACAAATGTAACAAAGTGTCCCAAAGGTACATCAAGGGTTGAACAAATACCAGCATAAACGTGCATCCACTGGGATCATTTCCCATAACCTCAACCTTTGATAGATGCTTTAACTTGTACAATTTCGCAGGCTGTAAACGCAAAAATATCCCAAAAAAGTTGAACAGTAAAAGAAGATCAACACAGGTATAGTTTTATAGAAATCAAGAATAGGAAGGAAACACTGCAGCACGTCTTTTATACTTCTATAGATCTACTCATTGTTGGCATTTACAATTTCTATCTTTTCATATCTTATTTGAGTGGATAGGAAGTCAAATTGCTTTTATTGCCAACTCTTATTCAATTTCTCCAGAGTGCATATTTTTTCAGATCACGAAAGCTTAGAAGTCAGCGGCACCAGTATCATGAGGACAGACCAGCTTACAGGTCATGGTAGGTAAAGATCACATGTATATTGGAATTTGTTAAGGCTTGATTTCTTATTACTGGGTCTCTACTTATTTTGCAAgtatagaataaataaatatttcaaaaaaattttgaaccaattaaatttaaagaaattcaaCAATTACCTCTAGAACTCCTCCATTGGAATATTTTAAGACTCGAAGAAAAGCAGTTGTCCGCTGACCTTTCGATTTTGCTGCACAAACCACATGCATTCATTAACAATACCATACAAATTAAATACCATAAATCAACCTACAAAACCATTTCTTTAAAAGGCAAGATGCCACATTTTACTGAAGACCGATAGAGGGTGCAACCCAAGCATACTAGGAGCATAAATAGGAGGAAAGCCTACATTAATAAGGAGCAAGAATTCAAAAAACTCTACACAAGGAAAAAGCAGGTCATATGGGAAACCTAAAAGTTGCGAGCATGGTCAAAGCATACAAAGATTTAAGCATAGAGGTTTTTACCTCTGGCAACGTTCACTTGCAAACCTCAAAGATGCAAGCATGGTGCTTGTTCCAAACTCCCAATTAAGCACAAAGAAGTTTACAGGCATGTATGAGAGGAATGTGGGTGTGGAAGAAGACAGATATGGGAAGAATCGGCTGGCTTAATGAAATGGACTATTCCATGGTGCAATGGgaatgattataatattatttggtaTCCAAGTGAGAAATCTAGAGATACCATCATATCCCCCAGCTCAGAAGGAATTTTCTGAGTTCATTTTCTATCAAGGCCTTAATACACGGTAGATAAAATATCCATATTTTCTCgtatgttttttaaatttatccaCCCTTTTTTTACTATGAgtaatgatatttaaattttcCTTACGATAGATTTTTACTTCAGCCTTAAAGTGCTTCGATAGTACTTACAGTAAGATTAAAGTGCTTCTTTGAACTTAAGCCTCTGCGTGCTTCAGTTTAGTACAAACCAAGGATATATGTGTCATTCTAATAATTACTAATTGTAATGAAATATGCACAGCCTTATGCTTTTGATTAAAAATTGGGAACAAATTCATACCTTCACCTTTACCCGTACATATCTATTGGTTCCATCGTTACATTGGTTCCCACAATTTTCCAACTATTCTAACAGTCCACTGATGCAACAGCATTTTAATTGTCTACAGGTCTAGGTAACCAAATTAAGTAGTAATCCAAAGAGAAGATCTGAAATTTACAATTCtgacttttcatttcttttcttttgagaatTCTTCCAGAGATAAGAAACCTAAAAATGATTaggagacgaataattgattgATTACCACTTTTGAGTCAACATTATGGGGCACTAATTTTAGTTACCAATTAAACCCATTGCTCGCTTTCAACATTCCAAAAGTACATAACCAAAACCAACAGAATCTCGTTCAAATAGAACAAAGCTTTAATTCCTAAATTGGGATAAAACTGGAAACTAAGAAAATCACCAAGGTAAAAGCGTGAAATTGGATATAAAGGGTAGACATAAAGGTAGAGATACGCACTGGAGAGAGCAAGAACCCTAGGTTTGGCCATCTGACGGCCTAACTTGCCGGATTTGCCCCAGATCCCTCGGCTCTTGGCCACACGGATCGACATCACGATCTTCTGCTTAGTACCTTCGATTGCGGCCTCGCAAGCTCGCCTCAGCTCCTCATCGTCGGCACTCGATTTCGCCATTTCTCGATTCCAACTTCTTCTTGTTTCTCGCAGAATCAGAAGTACATAAGTATCATATTATCAGCTACAGAATGATTATGGGTCGCAGCAACGACAAAGCCGTCCGTGTTTGGGTCCTGGTTTCGGGTCATTTATCCAGCCCTCGGGTCGAATAAAACTTGGTCCACCAGTATGGATAGGCAaggcaaaattttgaaaatcttaCCCGACTCGGAGGGCGATGTACCAACTCCAActctaatattttaaatattttataaaaatatatattttatatattaatcatatataatttaaatataacttatatagttaattaaatttaataatatattagtattataaaataatatatttatactataatataaatagctTAACTTgactaataataatttagtatatgtaaatacCATACTATTAACTATTACTATCacataatactaatgtataaacaaTGAAATCTAGAAGCTCAAAGTCAATTAGTGAGAGTTTAAGATtgtcaaattcaaatttcaaattggttaaaaaaaaatcctaaatctaATTCCACTCTAACTCCAACTCCAAGTCAGAGACTATGCAAATCGGAGTCAAAAGTTAGATTCAACCTCTGACATTATCAATGCTCAGTCCTAAATATGGAAAGGTATTATATATTaccattaaaaatactttaatcacaataaaattatataaaagtaaatttatattaaacttCTTATGATTAGTTAATTTTtgtgtaatatatttatatttgtagcACTTCGTTTTCCTTTTTCAGTGTGAATTTGTGTTTTTAAGCCCTTAATTTTATGATTAGTGTAAAATATATAGTGTTCTCATTCTTTAGCTTTAACTAaataatattcattttaattttatgtaaaatgagGACTTTCTTAAATATAAGAAGTGTTACattaataaagaaattttataaaatatattaaatttttgttataataaaaataaataaataatttaatataccaTATCAAGTTACGTcagtttatatatttacttttataatatttgtatgagtaatgttacgtacagtCTCCATTTGGGGACTGTAATATAggcatatataattttatttttaaattttttttaaaattattaaaatattattcttaaaataatttttttcttatttaataaaaggtCTACACATATAATCTTTAAGTGAgaactgtaaataaaatttctctatttATATATGGCAAAAGTATTTCACTATGAACattcaattttcaaaaagtATTAGAttgacaaagaaaaaagaaatattagttttataaaCTTGCTTACGGACGTAATGacgtgtttttaattttttatgcttTTCAAAGTCATACAAGAATACGTGTTTTTATGCGTAATTAGATTacgtttggataatgagttaaaattagatgagttaaaatgatttataaataataataagatatttaagttgagatgaaattagTTAGAAATGATTtggcttaaaatattttataaaattttagaaaaaaaaaaaaattgaataaaaatattataaaattaagatattattagaatattatttttattataaaatttgagaaagttgaattattttatgttttagttaAAAGTTTacgaaaattataatgattaagtaataattagataaaaaattgaatatttaaaattaaaaaacatttatatttagagtatttgaatattgaaatgaaataagataaaatgagattaaataaaattagataaaataaaatcaatgttCACTCTAATTATCCAAATCAAACCTTATAAGCAGCAGAACTTTAAAATAATCAAAGGtgcataaattattattattattccagAGAGCCTCTAGCTTTACCATGCTTTTAACACTTCAAGTATTATAGAATGAATAAATCTACAGTCCCGCCTCAATGTTATTGTTCCAATTGactgctaattaattaatttttttaaaaaaaaaattatttaataattaatgaagtgAGTTTTAGtgtatttgtgtattttttattttttatttaaattaaatatattaaaaaatataaaaataaagaacataaaaataaaaatcatcccAATTTTCGCACTTATTCTTTACATTAGAAATGGGAGACATGGCTGATCAATTGTTACATCAAAAAGTAACCATATGTGTACAATCCTTTTTATCACCATTATTTACAAGAGCAATGCTAAATATAGTCTCTAAACGAGGATTACAATAtagatttatgtaattttatccttaaaatttttttataattataaaaatattcttcataaaataatattttttctcatttaataaaagaCTTGTACATGCAGTTACACTTAAGggctacaaataaaatttttctatcatataagcatgttttaaaatgaatatatttatgtgaaaagtaatgttaattttataaattattttacacaaatgagagtaTCCATCATTTTCCGACCTTCAAATCCTTTGCGTGGGCAGTAGATGATTTACGTGTAAAAACAAGGTTCAAAGGATAAGCAGAGTCCCAACTCTGAAATTCATAAATATTGTGCGACTTTACTATTGTCGATTATCGACAACTTGCAAAACCATAAATCATATTGTCGTAATTATACATACTATGTTCTGGTAAAACCAGGACTCAATCTTCCTCTTAAATTCTTACATTTTGGACTTTCACCTCCAAGAATGAAATCTCAAAGATATGGCgctacaaatattaaaaaatattataaaaataaatttataaattgacgtaatttaatatgatatattagattataaaattatttttattataatgtagATATAAGGTATTATATAAAGTGATTAAGTAAGCTGAGACAGTAACATATATCCATGTTCAAGCAGAGAATGATTTGCTGCCTTCATATTACCTTGAGTTGTGCTCTCCTCCAAATCCATGTATATGTCTCCCCACCTCCAATGTGTTCAACCAAGATTCATTATAGttgcaaaaatattaaaacaccaatattttaatcatcattATATACCCAATTCAAAGGTGTGCTGAGcgtaaaaaataaatgtaatttttcagcttccaaatgtaatttttcaaagaagagAAAACAGTGATGAACTCTGCATGATCATCCCGGTACGGTCTGGGATCGATTTGGAAATTGAAGTTGAAGTTTAACGCGGTAGGATGCATCCACAACAGATGAATGGCGATCGGTCTGGGTAAAAGCAGCAAGCCCACGAGCAAAAGCAAAAGACCCTGTGCCGCCCACCACAGTGAGGAGTTGCATGTCATTATGAGCAACATGCTTGGCCTCGACACTAAGGCTACCCGAATGCTCGGATGTGTCAAAGGTCAGATAAATGATGTTGAATGCCGAGTGTGCAAACCCTTCGACAGGAACTATGAAACCCTGAGCTTTACCCACAACCCGAGAAGTGTTTGTAGGTCCCTCTGTGAGCGTGCGATGAAAGACAAGCGCTTCAGCAGCTGATCTTGCCTGGGGAAGTGTGCTAAAGCCTGCTATCTGCGGTTGTTGGATGTATAAGGACAGGGCCAGCCAAGGCGGCCGTGTGTGGTGGTGGTTCTTTGATGGCTTTCTATGGGGACCAGGCGAGAGCAGAGCCAAGAGAACGACTACCAATATAGCCAAAGACACTGCAGTGCAGAATACAACTCTAGGTAGCATCTTGCACCGAGCGGCATGGAAAATGTTGGCTAGAATCTTTGAGTTGGATTTGTTTCTTATACAGTTCGTTACATCAATGGATGAAGTGAAACTACTACTCTTTATTGTGTGTTTGGTAACCCAATCCTCCactttttcattattaaaaTCTACAAATGAGTGGAgttagtggcagattttagctGAGAGGCTTATGTCACTTATGTTCTGCTCCTGATCCGGGGAAGGGTAGGAGTGTTTGGCATTCTATTTGCACCAACTTTATGTATCACATCAAGCTACGCCAGGTTGAGTTGAGATCGGACCAAATGGTTAGTT
Encoded here:
- the LOC122299107 gene encoding exocyst complex component SEC3A-like, which encodes MAKSSADDEELRRACEAAIEGTKQKIVMSIRVAKSRGIWGKSGKLGRQMAKPRVLALSTKSKGQRTTAFLRVLKYSNGGVLEPAKLYKLKHLSKVEVMGNDPSGCTFMLGFDNLRSQSVAPSQWTMRNIDDRNRLLLCILNICKDVSGRLPKVVGVDVVEMALWAKENIQNTPSVGTQRNLQDGPVAATVTESDLKVTVEKELVSQAEEEDMEALLGTYVMGIGEAEAFSERLKRELQALEAANVHAILESEPLIDDVLHGLEAATNCVDDMDEWLGIFNVKLRHMREDIASIETRNNQLEMQSVNNKGLIEELDKLLERLRVPSEYAASLTGGSFDEARMLQNIEACEWLTDALRGLEAPKLDRNYAKMRAVKEKRAELEKLRSTFVRRASEFLRNYFASLVDFMISDKSYFSQRGQLKRPDHADLRYKCRTYARLLQHLKSLDKNCLGALRKAYCGSLNLLLRREAREFANELRASTKASRNPTVWLEASTGSGHNSNAADTSTVSDAYSKMLTIFIPLLVDESSFFAHFMCFEVPALVPPGGLVNGNKTAYDNDDVNDDDLGIMDIDDNDSKTGKSSAELAALNESLQDLLEGIQEDFYAVVDWAYKIDPLRCISMHGITERYLSGQKADAAGFVRLLLGDLESRISTQFSRFVDEACHQIERNERNVKQMGVLSYISRFATLATRMEQYIQGQSRDLVDQAYTKFVSIMFVTLEKIAQTDPKNADMFLLENYAAFQNSLYDLANVVPTLAKFYHQASEAYEQACTRHIAVIIYSQFDRLFQFARRIEDLMYTITPEEIPFQLGLSKMDLRKMVKSSLSAVDKNISIMYKKLQKNLTSEELLPSLWDKCKKEFLDKYESFAQLVAKIYPTETIPSVVEMKELLASM
- the LOC122299369 gene encoding dirigent protein 6, with protein sequence MLPRVVFCTAVSLAILVVVLLALLSPGPHRKPSKNHHHTRPPWLALSLYIQQPQIAGFSTLPQARSAAEALVFHRTLTEGPTNTSRVVGKAQGFIVPVEGFAHSAFNIIYLTFDTSEHSGSLSVEAKHVAHNDMQLLTVVGGTGSFAFARGLAAFTQTDRHSSVVDASYRVKLQLQFPNRSQTVPG